From one Perca flavescens isolate YP-PL-M2 chromosome 4, PFLA_1.0, whole genome shotgun sequence genomic stretch:
- the LOC114553597 gene encoding green-sensitive opsin has protein sequence MVWDGGFQPNGTEGKNFYIPMSNKTGVVRNPYEYQQYYMVDPIMFKLLAFYMFFLICTGTPINALTLYVTATNKKLRQPLNYILVNLAVAGLIMCLFGFTITIISAFSGYFILGATSCAIEGFMATLGGEVALWSLVVLAVERYVVVCKPMGSFKFSGTHAGAGVLFTWIMAFACAGPPLFGWSRYIPEGMQCSCGPDYYTLAPGYNNESYVIYMFAVHFFTPVSIIFFSYGCLVLTVKAAAAKQQESESTQKAEREVTRMCFLMVMGFLIAWVPYASFAGWIFLNKGAYFSPLTAAVPAFFAKSSALYNPVIYVLMNKQFRNCMLSSVGMGGSVEDETSVSASKTEVSSVS, from the exons ATGGTTTGGGACGGAGGATTCCAGCCCAATGGCACAGAAGGCAAGAACTTCTACATCCCTATGTCCAATAAGACTGGGGTTGTTAGAAATCCTTATGAATACCAACAGTATTATATGGTAGATCCCATCATGTTCAAGCTTCTAGCTTTCTACATGTTCTTCTTGATCTGCACTGGAACTCCTATCAATGCTCTGACATTGTATGTAACGGCTACGAACAAGAAGCTCCGGCAACCTCTCAACTACATCCTGGTCAACCTTGCTGTGGCTGGACTGATCATGTGCTTGTTCGGATTCACAATCACCATCATATCTGCTTTCAGCGGCTACTTCATTCTCGGAGCCACTTCCTGCGCTATTGAGGGATTCATGGCCACACTTGGAG GTGAAGTTGCTCTATGGTCCCTTGTAGTCCTGGCTGTTGAGAGATACGTTGTCGTCTGCAAACCCATGGGAAGCTTCAAGTTCAGTGGAACTCATGCAGGAGCTGGAGTGCTTTTCACCTGGATCATGGCTTTTGCATGTGCTGGACCCCCACTGTTTGGCTGGTCCAG GTACATTCCTGAGGGCATGCAGTGCTCCTGTGGACCTGACTACTACACTCTGGCTCCAGGCTACAACAATGAATCATATGTCATCTACATGTTTGCTGTCCACTTCTTCACTCCCGTCTCCATCATTTTCTTCAGTTATGGATGCCTTGTGCTGACAGTCAAAGCT GCTGCCGCCAAGCAGCAGGAGTCAGAGTCCACCCAGAAGGCAGAGAGGGAAGTGACACGCATGTGCTTCTTGATGGTTATGGGCTTCCTAATAGCCTGGGTGCCATATGCCTCTTTCGCCGGTTGGATCTTCCTGAACAAAGGAGCTTACTTCTCCCCCCTGACAGCAGCTGTACCCGCATTCTTTGCAAAGAGCTCAGCATTGTACAACCCTGTTATCTACGTGCTTATGAACAAACAG TTCCGTAACTGCATGCTGAGCTCTGTTGGAATGGGTGGCTCGGTGGAGGATGAAACCTCAGTCTCTGCCAGCAAGACAGAAGTGTCCTCTGTGTCTTAA